The genomic segment GCCCGGCAGGTCTACACACGCGCGCTCGATCGCGTGATGCGGGCGATGGCGGTCTAACAGCACGACCTTCGGCGTCGCCGATTTCCTTTCGCCGCGGATCAACTAAGATCGCGTCGCGTCCGCATTCCCATCAAGCAACAAGGAAGCTCATGACCGCGACCGTCAACCGCCAGATCCTGCTGATCGAGAAGCCGAAGGAGAAACTCGGCCCGGAGCATTTCCGTTTGGCGGAATCGCCGATTCCCGAGCCGAAAGACGGCGAGGCGCTGGTCAAGGTTCGCTACATCTCGCTTGATGCCGCTAACCGCGCCTGGATGCAGGGCGCGACCTATCGGGCCGCGGTCGAAACCGACAGCGTGATGCCGGGCGGCAGCGTCGCCGAGGTGGTGAGTTCGAAAGCGCCGGGCCTGGCGCCGGGCGATCTCGTGTTTGCCGATACCGGCTGGCAGGACTATGCGGCGCTGCCCGCCAAGCATCTCGCCAAGCTGCCCAAGGTCGAGCCGATGACGCATCTGCTCAGCGTCTACGGCATCGCCGGCCTGACCGCTTACTTCGGGCTGCTCGACATCGGCAAGCCGCGCGCCGGTGAGACGGTGGTGGTGTCGGCCGCGGCCGGTTCGGTCGGCTCGATCGTCGGCCAAATTGCGAAGATCAAAGGCTGCCGCGTCGTCGGTATCGCCGGCGGCAAGCAGAAGTGCGACTGGCTGGTGAGCGAGCTCGGCTTCGATGCCGCGGTCGACTACAAGGACGGAGCTTTGTTCAAGGCGCTGCGCGCCGCGGCGCCGAACGGCATCGATGTGTATTTCGACAATGTCGGCGGCGACATTCTCGAAGCCTGCCTGCCGCAGATGAACCTGAAGGG from the Rhodopseudomonas palustris genome contains:
- a CDS encoding NADP-dependent oxidoreductase gives rise to the protein MTATVNRQILLIEKPKEKLGPEHFRLAESPIPEPKDGEALVKVRYISLDAANRAWMQGATYRAAVETDSVMPGGSVAEVVSSKAPGLAPGDLVFADTGWQDYAALPAKHLAKLPKVEPMTHLLSVYGIAGLTAYFGLLDIGKPRAGETVVVSAAAGSVGSIVGQIAKIKGCRVVGIAGGKQKCDWLVSELGFDAAVDYKDGALFKALRAAAPNGIDVYFDNVGGDILEACLPQMNLKGRIACCGAVSQYDRTPSATGPRGIPGLIVVKRLIMQGFIVMDYMDQRDEAVAKLQEWVSSGKLKVQEDVIDGLENTPQALIGLLAGENRGKRMVKV